Below is a window of Sulfitobacter sp. SK012 DNA.
CGATTGAACATGGCTGCGCAATGCTTGGCCCAACCGGCAGATGCGGTTGCGATCATCGATTTAACCGGGGATGTGCGGCGCGAAATCACCTATGCAGCCTTGGGCGAGATGGTGGACGGTCTGGCGCGCGCGCTGCTTGAGCGGGTGGTTGCCGGTGACCGTGTTGGCGTACTTCTGAGCCAGAGCCCCTGGTGCGCGGCGGCGCATCTTGCGATCTGGAAAATCGGTGGCATTTCGGTGCCGCTGTTCAAGCTATTCAAGCACGATGCATTGGCCAGCCGTGTTGGTGATGCGGGCGTGCAATTGGTGCTGACAGATGACGAAGGTGCCGCGTTACTGGGTGATTTGGCTGAGCCCTTGCTGGCGGATCAATCAGCGCAGAATGGTGCGCCAGTCGATTTTGCCGATACAGCGGCCGACGATCCTGCCGTGCTGATCTACACCTCTGGCACCACCGGCAGTCCAAAAGGGGCGCTGCATGGCCACCGGGTGCTGACCGGTCATTTGCCCGGGGTCACAATCAGCCATGATCACCTAGGCCAGACCGGCGATTGCCTGTGGACGCCTGCGGATTGGGCGTGGATCGGAGGGCTGTTTGATGTGGCCATGCCGGGGCTCGCGCTGGGGGTGCCGGTGGTAGCTGCACGGATGGCAAAATTCGATCCGGCGGGCTGTGCGCGGATCATTGAGCTGGGTGGGGTGCGCAACGTGTTCTTTCCACCCACGGCATTGCGGATGCTCAAAGCTGCGGGGGCCGAGATCAGCGGTTTGCGTTCGGTTGCCAGTGGGGGGGAACCACTGGGACCCGAGATGCTCAGCTGGGGTCGGCAAGCCTTTGGGTTAGATATCAACGAATTTTACGGTCAAACTGAATGCAACATGGTCGCCAGCAGTTGCGGCGCTGAATTTCCCGCGCGGCCCGGCTGCATCGGGCACGCGGTGCCGGGGCATGAGATCGCTGTTCTGGACGCAAAAGGCGTCCCAACAACGGACGAAGGCGACGTGGCGATCAAACGCGGTTCGGCCTCTATGATGCTGGGCTATTGGCAGCGCCCAAAGGAGACGGCGGCGAAGTTTCGGGGCGCGTGGATGCTGACTGGGGATCGCGGTGTCTGGGAGGGCGATTTCCTGCGCTTTGTGGGCCGGGAAGATGATGTGATTACGTCGTCTGGATACCGCATTGGTCCAGCCGAGATTGAGGATTGCTTGCTGACCCACCCTGCAGTCGCGACTGTGGGTGTTGTGGGTAAACCCGATGCGTTGCGGACCGAGGTGGTGAAGGCCTTCGTCGTGCTTAAGTCGGGGGAAAATGTGGATGCCAAGACGCTGCAGGACTGGGTCAAAGACCGGCTTGCAAGCTATTCATACCCTCGGGAAATCACTTTTTTGGATGCCCTGCCGATGACCGTGACAGGTAAGGTGATCCGGCGCGAGTTGAAGGCAATGGCCGTGGCGGAGGGAGCCTCATGAATGCAATGGCATGCCGCGACGCCGATCTCAGCGGTCCTGACTGTCATGTGGGTAAAACGCACACGCCCCCTGTAAATACCCGCCAAGACGGCTCCTCTCGTTGCGATATCTCCGATGTGCGCTTGCGGGCGCTCGGGTCGACCTTTGTGATCGTGCTCGCTGTTGTTGTCTTGCGCGCGTTTAATGTCCTAGCTTTTCAGCCTGTCGCCGTGGTCCTTCGGGCATGTAGCGCGATAGGCTTTCATGCACCCCACGTAAGCCCTTGTTATATTTTGGAGAAAGCACAATGAAGCTTCAGTCACAGGCATTGCCTTCTTCGGAACAGTTCAAAGCCAACAAGGCGGCCCATCTCGAGGCGCTGGCGCAAATTGGGGACGTGGCAAATGCGGCCTCTTTGGGTGGCGGTGAAAAATCCCGTGCACGCCATATCAGCCGAGGCAAGATGTTGCCGCGTGAGCGGGTGGCGAACTTGCTGGATCCCGGCAGCCCGTTTCTGGAAATCGGGGCGGTCGCTGCACATGGGCTTTATGGCGGGGCCGCACCTTGCGCTGGTGTGATTGCGGGGGTTGGTCAGGTGCAAGGCCAAGAGGTGATGGTGGTCTGTAATGACGCGACGGTGAAGGGGGGGACATATTACCCCATGACCGTCAAAAAACACCTGCGCGCCCAAGAGATTGCAGAGGAAAACCAACTGCCTTGCATCTATTTGGTCGACAGCGGTGGCGCGAACCTGCCCAATCAGGATGAGGTGTTTCCCGACCGCGATCATTTTGGCCGGATTTTCTATAACCAAGCACGGATGAGCGCTAAGGGTATTCCGCAGATTGCTGTGGTGATGGGATCGTGTACCGCAGGGGGTGCCTATGTGCCTGCCATGTCGGACGTCACTATTATTGTGAAAGAACAAGGGACTATCTTTTTGGCTGGACCGCCTTTGGTTAAGGCAGCGACAGGTGAGATTGTCACCGCAGAGGACCTTGGCGGTGGTGATGTGCATACGCGTCTGTCGGGCGTCGCGGATTATTTGGCAGAAGATGACGCACATGCTTTGGCGCTGGCACGGCGTGCGGTTGGGCACTTGAACAGGGCCAAACCCAGCACTGTGCAATGGGAAACACCCGAAGAGCCGGCCTATGATCCGTCAGAAATTCTTGGCGTGGTACCCGCAGATTTGCGCACGCCTTATGACATCCGAGAGGTCATTGCGCGGGTGGTGGACGGCAGCCGGTTTGACGAATTCAAACCGCGCTTTGGCGAGACATTGGTAACGGGGTTTGCCCATCTCAAGGGCTGTCCGATTGGGATAATCGCCAACAATGGCGTGCTATTTTCGGAATCGGCGCAAAAGGGGGCTCAT
It encodes the following:
- a CDS encoding carboxyl transferase domain-containing protein; translation: MKLQSQALPSSEQFKANKAAHLEALAQIGDVANAASLGGGEKSRARHISRGKMLPRERVANLLDPGSPFLEIGAVAAHGLYGGAAPCAGVIAGVGQVQGQEVMVVCNDATVKGGTYYPMTVKKHLRAQEIAEENQLPCIYLVDSGGANLPNQDEVFPDRDHFGRIFYNQARMSAKGIPQIAVVMGSCTAGGAYVPAMSDVTIIVKEQGTIFLAGPPLVKAATGEIVTAEDLGGGDVHTRLSGVADYLAEDDAHALALARRAVGHLNRAKPSTVQWETPEEPAYDPSEILGVVPADLRTPYDIREVIARVVDGSRFDEFKPRFGETLVTGFAHLKGCPIGIIANNGVLFSESAQKGAHFVELCSARGIPLVFLQNITGFMVGRKYENEGIARHGAKMVTAVACTNVPKVTMLVGGSFGAGNYGMAGRAYSPRFMWSWPNSRISVMGGAQAAGVLATVKRDAIERAGESWSVEDEAAFKQPTIDMFEEQSHPLYASARLWDDGIIDPRKSRDVLFLSLSAALNAPIEETKFGVFRM
- a CDS encoding AMP-binding protein; the encoded protein is MILPGLDSEGRWAVPDRLNMAAQCLAQPADAVAIIDLTGDVRREITYAALGEMVDGLARALLERVVAGDRVGVLLSQSPWCAAAHLAIWKIGGISVPLFKLFKHDALASRVGDAGVQLVLTDDEGAALLGDLAEPLLADQSAQNGAPVDFADTAADDPAVLIYTSGTTGSPKGALHGHRVLTGHLPGVTISHDHLGQTGDCLWTPADWAWIGGLFDVAMPGLALGVPVVAARMAKFDPAGCARIIELGGVRNVFFPPTALRMLKAAGAEISGLRSVASGGEPLGPEMLSWGRQAFGLDINEFYGQTECNMVASSCGAEFPARPGCIGHAVPGHEIAVLDAKGVPTTDEGDVAIKRGSASMMLGYWQRPKETAAKFRGAWMLTGDRGVWEGDFLRFVGREDDVITSSGYRIGPAEIEDCLLTHPAVATVGVVGKPDALRTEVVKAFVVLKSGENVDAKTLQDWVKDRLASYSYPREITFLDALPMTVTGKVIRRELKAMAVAEGAS